The window GATAAGGTAGGAGACGGATTACAAATCCTAAATTACCAAATACAAGTATcccaaatatatctctaacaAACTTCAGGCCATGCAAACCATTCCGCCCCCTCTAgaagcaaaaaaaaaagaaaaaaagaaaaagatgaTCAAACGAACCATCAGCCGTGACCGGTGAGAGTGACGCAGCTAGTTGGTCACTGCGATCAAACACGTCACTTGCCAGTGAGGAACCACTTGATTAAGTGTAGGAAAAGTGTTAATTAATGGCAGTACGACCGCTTAGATCGGATAAGTGGTCGGAGAGTAGTCTTGTTTGCTAGGACCGGTCAAAATGTACGGATCGCACTCACACTCATCAGTCCAGCAGACGTGTATTATGCTCTCGTCGATGAGTCATTCAACTTTTCTCCGGTCTTCGGTCAAAACTGCGGACCAATTCCCTGCCAGGATCTGTGCTTAGCGCTTGCCCGGTCCGGCCTATATATCCTCCTCTTCCCCTGTCGCCACTCGCCACCACACCAAGCTCATCATCATCACAAGTCACAACCCGCGAAGCGCGCGCACGCTCGCCCACGCCAGGTGCTGCTGAGCTGAGCCGAGGGCCGGGCATGGAGGACACGGCGGCGACGCTGGCGACGGAGCTGGAcgggctgctggccatggcgagGGAGCTGGAGGTGCGCCTCGAAGGCGACCAGGGCGCGCCGGGTACCGCCAGGGAGCTCTGCGCCGCTCTGGCCGCGTCCGTCGACCGGGCCATGAGACTCGCCGGGAGCAGcccgcgcggcggcggcgacggcgaaggcAATGCCACCGGCAGGGCGAGCGTGAGCGGCAGGAAGGCCGCGGCGGGGAAGGTGAGGAGGCAGGTGCGGGTGGCGTCTGTGACGGACGTGGGGCCGCTCAACGACGGGCTCAGCTGGCGCAAGTACGGGCAGAAGGACATCCTCGGCGCCCCGTACCCGCGGGCATACTTCCGGTGCACGCACCGGCACTCGCAGGGCTGCCAGGCCACCAAGCAGGTGCAGCGCGCGCACGCCGACCCGCTGCTCTTCGACGTCGTGTACCACGGCGCGCACACCTGCGCCCAGGCCGCCGTACGGCCAGAGCAGCAGAGCCCGCCGGCCGTGGCGCCGGAGGGGATTCAGTGGCCGGTTACGCCGCCCTCGTTCCCCTCCCCGCCTGCCGGCACCGTTGGCGAATACTACCCCTCCGTGTGCCAGCTTGACGGCGGCTACGGCTACGCTGCCGGCGGAGGCCTCGGGGCTGACATGGGGTTCGGGGACGAGTGGTTCCTGAATCTGTCCGATGTTTTCCAACCCGAGGTTCAGAACCTGTAGGTGCTTGCTGCAGCCAGTATCGTACTGTATTGTATTCGCAGCACTGCAGCAGTATTTAGATTCAGACTCGTGTGATCGCCGGCCTGAGCTGACGAAGGTGCCGAATTCTCGAGCAGGGGAGCGGCATCGAACGAGAAGTAGCAAGTCCAACTGGACAAGTTATTGAACAAGCCGTGTAGGATGATAGCCTGTCTCCCATTAAGAGAGAAAACAACTGAACTATCAACGTCTAGAGACTTAATTTGATTCTTGCGTAGGCATCGGGACTATAGAAGTACTTACTCGAACTGATCCCAGCCATGGCGAGAGAAAACAACTGAACCATCAACATCAAGGGACAAATATGAAAGGTTCCTGATTTCAGTGACCAATATGAAAGTACATCAACGTCTATAATTACTCTATAAGTTGCTCACTGCGACGTACTCCCTCCGTATTAAAAGAGTGGACTTCCAACTTTGTTAGAAAGTCAACTTTTTTTAGGTTTGACCGTATGTGTACAATAATAGACCAACATTTATGCCATCAAATTAGTAGCATTAGATTCATGATAAAATATAATTTTGTCATATACCTATTTGGTTTCACAAGCATTGATATATTTTTGCACAAACTCGGTCAAACTTTGAGATAGTTTGACCCTCCAACAAAGTTGGAAGTATACTCTTTCAAAGACGGCGGAAGTACAATCGAGCAAAAGGCACATTGTTTGGGTGTTTTTTTTCATGATAAAAAATTGAAAATTAATAATTCTTCTAAAAaagtttttgatgattttttagtCATTCCGTATTTACAAAAATCATGAGCATGTTTTAATATATGTTAACATTATTAAAATTCATAAATATTCTATAAATTTGTGATTTCTTTAAAATCATAAATATTTTTTCATTTTGTAAATTTGTGGAAGCTACCTTATTTTCTTTTTgtaaaatataaaaaacaaaatCTATATATGTCTTTAcctatctatacctactaataaaagaaataagTATCCTTAGTTCGTCATGCTATTTTGCAGAAAACTCCCTCACGTTTCTGTTAATCAACTCACAGTCCACTTTTAAATCAGTTTTTTGTTTTTCCAGAAAACCCctttgtcggggatataccccgcggcgtaaaccagccggaagtataacccggacggacttggcggttta is drawn from Aegilops tauschii subsp. strangulata cultivar AL8/78 chromosome 1, Aet v6.0, whole genome shotgun sequence and contains these coding sequences:
- the LOC109782505 gene encoding transcription factor WRKY19 — its product is MEDTAATLATELDGLLAMARELEVRLEGDQGAPGTARELCAALAASVDRAMRLAGSSPRGGGDGEGNATGRASVSGRKAAAGKVRRQVRVASVTDVGPLNDGLSWRKYGQKDILGAPYPRAYFRCTHRHSQGCQATKQVQRAHADPLLFDVVYHGAHTCAQAAVRPEQQSPPAVAPEGIQWPVTPPSFPSPPAGTVGEYYPSVCQLDGGYGYAAGGGLGADMGFGDEWFLNLSDVFQPEVQNL